The sequence AAAAAAGCCTTTTTTATTTAAAATATAGAAGCATATATTATATAAATAAGATGGGCAAATATACCAGATGAAAATCCTCCGAGAGTTTGATATGCTAAAGCCTTTGGTGCTAAATGTCTCATGTGTAATGCATCCATCATGGGTATTTGGCTGCTCAGATATCCGCTCCAGCAGATTCCCACTGCCGTAAATACTGCTATTTCATTTTTACCGATAATGTTTTTGCTTAAAAATTTAGGAACAAGTCCCAAAGCTGCACCTACAGAACCCATCGATGTAACCGGAAATGCTATTAGTTCGGGGTTATTAAATCCAAACACCGGGTTTAATATAAATTTAAGTTTTTCTCCTATCCACGGCATGACTTTAATACCTTCATAGGCAGCCCCGGTATATATTCCATTAAGGGAAGGCCCGTTAGTAAGCATCATTACGAAGGTACATATAATTACAACTCCGGGAATAATGGATAATCCTAAACTGACTCCGGCTTTTCCTCCGTCCAACATAGCTTCAAGGAGCCTTTGCAATGCACTTCCCGATCTTATCTCCCTAAAATTAGTTATGTCGTAAGAGGAATCGGATTCAGAAATTAAATATTTTTCTGTTCCATAAATTTTTTTTGTATAATTTGTCATTGCCCGTACACTTATTATACTTCCTATAATTGCACCTATATTTCCGATAATAACCGGTCCCAAAAAACTCTGGCCGTTTTTTGCCTGAGCTATCATAAAGGTTGATACAACAAGTCCCATACCGAAGGATACGCCTAAATTTGTAATAGCGGAGAATTGGTATTGCTTAAAATATTTTTGAAAATTTTTCTCGCTTGCTAAAGAAACAATTGCCGGATTATCGGAAAGATAAGCTGACATAATACCAAGACTTGCAACTCCGGGAAGGCCGTATAGCGGTTTAATAATTGGGCTCAAAATTTTATTGATTATGGAAATAACTCCAAATTCAGATAGTACGGCTGAAAAAGCACTTGCAAGGACAGCAACTCCCATAATAAAAAACGATGTGTTGATAATAAGATCGTGGGCTGTGGCCATCATTGTTTTAAACATATTTGCAGCTCCCATAATGTGGGTAAATAAAACAAAAAAAATTATAATAATGGCTAACCAAATAAATGATTCTTTACTTATTGCTTTTACTATTGTCTTATTTTCTGCCTTACTTTTCAAGATATATTACCTCCAAAATTTACAACTTTGATTTGTATACTAAATATATTGTATAAGATATTTTGTTTTGTGTCATTTTAAATATTGTAAAAAGTATTAATTGTTTTTCATAATTTAAATTAAATTATTGATACAAAATAAATTACATAAATTTAAAAATAATAAATTAATGCTTGACAATAATACAAATCTCTGTTATTTTTAAAGGAAATATTTTTATTGTAATATTTAATTATATTATTTATGAATAAGACCTATAAGGAGGAATTTTAATGGAATTTGTTGGAGAAGGACTTACTTTTGACGATGTCCTTTTATTACCCTGTAAATCTGAAGTGCTTCCCAAGGAAGTAAAAATAAACACTCTATTAACTAAAAAGATTAAATTAAATATACCTTTGATGAGTGCCGGAATGGATACTGTTACGACAGCAAAAATGGCTATAGCTATGGCAAGAGAAGGAGGAATAGGGATTATCCATAAGAATATGACTATCGAAGAGCAGGCTATGGAAGTGGATAAGGTGAAGAGATCTGAACATGGAATTATAACGGATCCTTTTTATTTGTCCGCGGTTCATAGTGTTTCCGATGCTCTTGAGCTTATGGAAAGATATCACATATCAGGGGTTCCTATTACAAATGATGACGGAAAATTAGTAGGCATAATTACTAACAGAGACATTAGGTTTGAACGGGATACAAGTAAGAAAATAGACGAAGTTATGACTAAAAAGAATCTTGTGACTGCTGATACATCTATTTCTATGGATGACGCCTTAGAAATAATGAAGGAACATAAGATTGAAAAGCTTCCTTTAGTTGATAAGAATTTTATATTGT is a genomic window of Acidilutibacter cellobiosedens containing:
- a CDS encoding CD0519/CD1768 family membrane protein, coding for MKSKAENKTIVKAISKESFIWLAIIIIFFVLFTHIMGAANMFKTMMATAHDLIINTSFFIMGVAVLASAFSAVLSEFGVISIINKILSPIIKPLYGLPGVASLGIMSAYLSDNPAIVSLASEKNFQKYFKQYQFSAITNLGVSFGMGLVVSTFMIAQAKNGQSFLGPVIIGNIGAIIGSIISVRAMTNYTKKIYGTEKYLISESDSSYDITNFREIRSGSALQRLLEAMLDGGKAGVSLGLSIIPGVVIICTFVMMLTNGPSLNGIYTGAAYEGIKVMPWIGEKLKFILNPVFGFNNPELIAFPVTSMGSVGAALGLVPKFLSKNIIGKNEIAVFTAVGICWSGYLSSQIPMMDALHMRHLAPKALAYQTLGGFSSGIFAHLIYIIYASIF